One Enterococcus silesiacus genomic window carries:
- a CDS encoding transporter: protein MGGRSLTALPIAGSIIMTNLSTEQIVGQNGQSYHAGMEVMAWEVTAAIAIVALAVIFLPKYFKYGINTISDFIEIRYDTVTKRVISILFIVTYMISFLPVVLYSGSLVFNKIFHIDELLGVRPIVAIILVALIIGIVGILYLLIGGLSLSANSDTVYGVGLLICGLLIPILGVMKLGDGHFIGGIDYIVDHTPWLLNSVGAIDSAIVPWPTLITGMLFNNLYFWCTNQMIVQKALSGKNLAEAQKGTFIVGIFKVFGALFLVFPGIVARNIFGDALMSNPDNAYPYLVTEVLPQALFGVFAAVIFGAILSSFAGALNATATLFSLDFYKPVINKQADDKQIARAGKIVTIIVGVISVVVAPFISFAPAGLYQFVQEFNGLYNMPLLVIILFAFYSKTATAIAAKSTIAIHIVLYALSKVFLKDIHFLYVLSLLFFLDVVIMLGISKLKPDGNFVLDSFDTKVDIKPWRYSKVVSVALVGIVILTYIAFSPIGFASLR from the coding sequence ATGGGCGGCAGAAGCTTAACGGCCTTGCCGATCGCAGGTTCAATTATCATGACAAACTTATCAACCGAGCAAATTGTTGGTCAAAATGGTCAAAGTTATCATGCCGGTATGGAAGTAATGGCTTGGGAAGTAACAGCTGCGATTGCGATTGTTGCTTTAGCGGTCATCTTTTTACCAAAATATTTTAAATACGGCATTAACACGATTTCAGATTTTATTGAGATTCGTTATGATACAGTGACTAAAAGAGTAATTTCAATTTTATTTATTGTGACCTATATGATTTCATTTTTACCAGTTGTTTTATATTCAGGGTCATTAGTGTTTAATAAAATTTTCCATATTGATGAATTATTAGGCGTTCGTCCGATCGTCGCTATTATTTTAGTTGCTTTAATCATCGGTATTGTCGGCATTCTCTATTTATTGATTGGTGGATTATCCTTGAGTGCAAATAGTGATACTGTCTACGGTGTAGGCTTGTTGATTTGTGGCTTGTTGATACCGATTTTGGGTGTCATGAAGTTAGGCGATGGTCATTTTATTGGTGGGATCGACTATATTGTGGATCATACACCTTGGCTGCTTAATTCTGTAGGGGCGATCGATTCAGCGATCGTACCGTGGCCTACATTGATTACAGGGATGCTATTTAATAATTTATATTTCTGGTGTACTAACCAGATGATCGTGCAAAAAGCTTTGTCAGGAAAAAATCTGGCAGAAGCGCAAAAAGGAACCTTTATTGTCGGGATTTTCAAAGTATTCGGCGCTTTGTTTTTAGTATTCCCAGGAATTGTTGCTCGGAATATATTTGGTGATGCACTGATGAGTAATCCAGACAATGCCTATCCGTATCTTGTAACTGAGGTCTTACCGCAAGCGTTGTTTGGTGTTTTTGCTGCAGTGATCTTTGGAGCAATTTTATCTTCATTTGCGGGTGCCTTAAATGCAACGGCTACGTTATTCTCGCTTGATTTTTACAAACCTGTGATCAATAAACAAGCAGACGATAAACAAATCGCACGAGCAGGAAAAATCGTAACGATCATAGTTGGCGTGATCTCGGTCGTTGTTGCGCCATTTATTTCATTTGCGCCAGCAGGTTTGTATCAATTTGTTCAAGAATTTAATGGTCTGTACAATATGCCATTGTTGGTAATTATTCTATTTGCCTTTTACTCAAAAACGGCAACTGCTATTGCGGCTAAATCAACAATTGCAATCCATATTGTATTGTATGCGTTATCAAAAGTGTTCCTTAAAGATATTCATTTCTTATATGTGCTGAGTCTTCTATTTTTTTTAGATGTCGTGATTATGTTGGGTATCTCCAAATTGAAACCAGACGGAAATTTTGTGCTGGATTCATTTGATACAAAAGTTGACATCAAACCGTGGCGCTATTCGAAAGTTGTTTCGGTTGCGCTGGTTGGCATCGTTATTTTAACTTATATCGCTTTTTCTCCGATAGGATTTGCTAGTTTACGATGA
- a CDS encoding myo-inosose-2 dehydratase: MNESKIRLGIAPIAWTNDDMPELGKENTFEQCISEMALAGFVGTEIGNKYPKDPKVLRPYLDIRGLSVASAWFSAFLTIKPYEETEKAFIEHMNFLHAMGAKVIVVSEQGHSIQGQMGIPIFKEKPVFTAQEWQDLASGLERLGELANAKGMTIVYHHHMGTGVQTTEEIDQLMKMTDPAKVSLLFDTGHLVFSGEDPISIYQTYQERIKHIHFKDIREEVAGQVKATDQSFLNAVKAGVFTVPGDGMIDFKPVWEAIKSSGYEGWIVVEAEQDPAKANPFEYAVKARKYIREITNN; encoded by the coding sequence ATGAATGAGTCGAAAATCCGTTTAGGTATTGCGCCGATTGCATGGACTAATGATGATATGCCAGAACTTGGCAAAGAGAATACGTTTGAACAGTGTATTAGTGAGATGGCTTTAGCAGGTTTTGTTGGGACAGAAATCGGTAATAAGTATCCTAAAGATCCGAAAGTTTTGCGCCCGTACCTTGATATTCGGGGGCTATCAGTGGCAAGTGCCTGGTTCAGCGCATTTTTAACAATCAAGCCATACGAGGAAACAGAGAAAGCCTTTATTGAACATATGAATTTTCTACATGCTATGGGAGCCAAAGTGATTGTCGTTTCAGAACAAGGACACAGCATTCAAGGGCAGATGGGAATCCCTATTTTTAAAGAAAAACCTGTGTTTACTGCACAAGAATGGCAAGACCTAGCTTCTGGCTTAGAACGCTTAGGCGAATTGGCGAATGCCAAAGGTATGACAATCGTTTATCACCATCATATGGGGACTGGAGTGCAAACGACAGAAGAAATTGATCAGCTAATGAAAATGACAGATCCAGCAAAAGTCTCTTTGCTATTCGATACTGGACACCTAGTTTTTTCAGGTGAAGACCCGATTTCTATCTACCAAACCTATCAAGAACGAATCAAGCACATCCATTTTAAAGACATTCGAGAAGAAGTCGCTGGACAAGTGAAAGCAACAGATCAAAGTTTTTTAAATGCAGTTAAAGCAGGCGTGTTTACTGTTCCGGGAGACGGGATGATCGATTTTAAGCCGGTTTGGGAAGCAATCAAAAGTAGCGGTTATGAAGGGTGGATCGTTGTTGAAGCAGAACAAGATCCAGCCAAAGCCAATCCTTTTGAATATGCGGTGAAGGCGAGAAAATATATTCGTGAAATCACGAATAACTAA
- a CDS encoding inositol 2-dehydrogenase has protein sequence MEKIKVGIVGLGRLGKVHAKNLAENVQGCQLVAACSVVQEELAYAVTELGVEETYKKYEEMVKSPSIDAVFIVSPSGFHCEQIRLAMENGKHVFSEKPIGLDLAEIKETTQVIESHPEQVFMLGFMRRYDDSYQYAKQLVDSGALGELTLMRCYSIDPSSGMESFVKFAGASDSGGIFMDMSIHDIDLVRWFMKKEVDRVWAIGKNAAYPELDEVGELETGAAMMQLENQAMAILVAGRNCHHGYHVETELIGTKGMLRVAAAPEKNLVTVMNKQGVVRACSQDFPERFREAFINEAKEFIACIREKRQPEVTAYDGLQSTKVALACKESFETNQLITIETI, from the coding sequence ATGGAAAAAATTAAAGTAGGAATCGTCGGGTTAGGTCGCTTAGGCAAAGTGCATGCAAAAAACTTAGCCGAAAATGTTCAAGGCTGTCAACTAGTTGCGGCCTGTAGTGTTGTTCAAGAAGAATTAGCTTACGCTGTAACAGAGTTAGGTGTGGAAGAAACCTATAAAAAATATGAAGAGATGGTTAAGAGCCCTTCAATTGATGCCGTGTTCATTGTTTCGCCTTCCGGGTTTCACTGTGAACAGATTCGATTAGCAATGGAAAATGGAAAACATGTTTTTAGCGAAAAACCAATCGGATTGGATTTAGCTGAAATAAAAGAAACTACGCAAGTGATTGAAAGTCATCCGGAGCAAGTCTTTATGTTAGGGTTTATGCGACGTTATGATGATTCCTATCAATATGCCAAACAGCTAGTAGATTCTGGAGCGTTAGGTGAGTTGACGCTAATGCGCTGTTATAGCATTGATCCTAGCTCAGGCATGGAAAGTTTCGTGAAATTCGCAGGAGCCAGTGACAGTGGAGGGATATTCATGGATATGTCGATCCATGATATTGATTTAGTTCGCTGGTTTATGAAAAAAGAAGTTGATAGAGTCTGGGCAATCGGGAAAAATGCTGCTTATCCTGAGTTAGATGAGGTGGGAGAATTAGAGACTGGAGCCGCCATGATGCAGTTGGAAAATCAAGCGATGGCGATCTTAGTCGCAGGTCGAAATTGCCACCATGGCTATCATGTGGAAACAGAATTGATTGGAACCAAGGGCATGTTACGTGTGGCAGCAGCGCCAGAGAAAAACTTAGTAACAGTGATGAATAAACAAGGTGTTGTCCGGGCTTGCTCACAGGATTTTCCAGAAAGATTTCGCGAAGCGTTTATCAATGAAGCAAAAGAATTTATTGCTTGTATTAGAGAAAAACGTCAGCCAGAAGTGACAGCCTATGATGGGCTTCAATCAACTAAGGTCGCTTTAGCATGTAAAGAATCGTTTGAGACAAATCAATTGATTACCATTGAAACTATATAA
- a CDS encoding inositol 2-dehydrogenase, whose amino-acid sequence MDLKVGVIGTGAIGIEHIRRINEKVQGAYVTAVSDINVTQAQSLADQIDAVFFETGEELIASANVDIVVVTSWDPTHEKYVLEAIKHKKYVFCEKPLATDSAGCKRIVDAEIAAGKKLVQVGFMRRYDRGYIELKQAIETKKFGEPLMLHCAHRNPTADENYHTPMAIINTGIHEIDALRWLLQEDYVSAQMIMPKQTSFTHEKLHDPQMLILETTSGIHIDLEIFVNCQFGYDIKCEVVCETGEIGLEDPAYTHVKSKGKNYTKIALDWQTRFIEAYDYEFELWIRSIQSGELTGPTAWDGYVAAVTMDACGQARDTGERALIQLPDCPSLYK is encoded by the coding sequence ATGGATTTAAAAGTAGGTGTCATCGGAACAGGTGCAATTGGAATCGAACATATCAGACGGATCAATGAAAAAGTACAAGGTGCATATGTTACGGCAGTTTCAGATATAAATGTGACACAAGCACAAAGTTTAGCCGATCAAATTGATGCTGTTTTTTTTGAAACGGGAGAAGAATTGATTGCTTCTGCCAATGTTGACATTGTAGTGGTAACATCTTGGGATCCAACACATGAGAAATACGTACTAGAAGCTATTAAACATAAAAAATACGTTTTTTGTGAGAAACCTCTAGCGACGGATAGCGCTGGGTGTAAACGGATTGTTGATGCTGAAATTGCTGCAGGAAAGAAATTAGTTCAAGTTGGCTTTATGAGAAGGTATGATCGGGGCTATATAGAGTTGAAGCAAGCGATCGAAACAAAAAAATTCGGAGAACCATTGATGCTGCATTGTGCACATAGAAATCCGACCGCAGACGAAAACTATCATACACCGATGGCGATCATCAATACGGGAATACATGAAATCGATGCATTACGTTGGCTGCTTCAGGAAGATTACGTTTCTGCGCAAATGATCATGCCAAAGCAAACAAGTTTTACGCATGAAAAATTGCATGACCCGCAAATGCTGATTTTAGAAACAACCTCTGGCATTCATATCGATTTAGAAATCTTTGTCAATTGTCAGTTTGGCTACGATATCAAGTGCGAGGTTGTTTGTGAAACTGGTGAAATTGGGTTAGAAGATCCAGCATATACTCATGTGAAATCAAAAGGTAAAAACTATACTAAAATCGCGCTAGACTGGCAAACTCGTTTTATTGAAGCCTATGATTATGAATTTGAGTTATGGATTCGTTCGATTCAGTCTGGTGAGTTAACGGGACCGACTGCTTGGGATGGCTATGTTGCTGCGGTTACGATGGATGCCTGTGGGCAAGCGAGAGATACGGGAGAACGCGCGCTGATTCAATTGCCTGATTGTCCAAGTTTATATAAATAA
- a CDS encoding 3D-(3,5/4)-trihydroxycyclohexane-1,2-dione acylhydrolase (decyclizing): MVKTIRLTTAQALIKFLNQQYIHIDGNEFPFVEGVFTVFGHGNVLGIGQALEEEPGHLKVFQGKNEQGMTHAAVAYSRQKLRQKIFAVTASAGPGSANMVTAAATAFANNIPVLLLPADTFATRQPDPVLQQLEHETSAAITTNDAFKSVSRYWDRIQRPEQLMSSLLRAFEVMTNPATCGPATICIAQDTEAEAYDYDEDFFKKRVHYVDRQIPAQRALEGAVERIEASKKPVIIVGGGAKYSEARDALLRLSSQCGIPLVETPAGKATVEADFINNLGGTGVLGTLAANKIIRQADLIIGVGTRYTDFTTSSKTAFDYEETKFLNINVNRMQAYKFDAFQLIGDAKESLTLLTPMLIGYQTELGETIQHLKTEWSAERKRLGETTFSRTNFSPEIKGQFTQETLNEYADTLDTDLTQTSAFLAINDTVEKDSIAIASAGSLPGDMQRLWNSVVPNTYHLEYGYSCMGYEIGGALGVKLASPSQEVYAMVGDGSFLMLHSELITALQYHQKINILLFDNSGFGCINNLQMGNGSGSYKCEFRDYNNQIMSIDYAKVAEGYGAKVYRANTKEALIAALEDAKKQDKSTLIDIKVLPKTMSDGYDSWWHVGVAEVSKSPAVHVAYERSQEMLKNAKKY; this comes from the coding sequence ATGGTTAAAACAATTCGCTTGACCACAGCCCAAGCGCTGATTAAATTTTTAAATCAGCAGTATATTCATATTGATGGAAATGAGTTTCCTTTTGTTGAAGGAGTCTTTACGGTTTTTGGTCATGGAAATGTCTTAGGAATTGGCCAAGCACTTGAAGAAGAACCAGGTCACTTAAAAGTATTTCAAGGAAAAAATGAGCAAGGGATGACTCACGCGGCTGTAGCCTATAGTCGGCAAAAATTACGACAAAAAATTTTCGCAGTGACGGCATCAGCAGGGCCAGGTTCAGCCAATATGGTTACAGCTGCAGCCACCGCTTTTGCTAATAATATTCCAGTACTGCTATTGCCAGCAGATACGTTCGCTACAAGGCAGCCTGATCCGGTCTTACAGCAATTAGAACACGAGACGAGTGCAGCGATAACAACAAATGATGCTTTTAAATCAGTATCAAGATACTGGGATCGGATCCAACGTCCGGAACAGTTGATGAGTAGTTTGCTCAGAGCCTTTGAAGTGATGACCAATCCTGCAACGTGTGGACCTGCAACGATTTGCATTGCTCAAGATACGGAAGCTGAGGCTTATGATTATGATGAAGACTTTTTCAAGAAGAGAGTTCATTATGTCGATCGGCAAATACCCGCTCAACGTGCTTTAGAAGGTGCAGTTGAAAGAATCGAGGCAAGCAAGAAACCTGTAATCATTGTTGGCGGCGGCGCAAAATATTCAGAGGCGCGTGACGCTTTGCTACGCCTATCTTCTCAATGTGGTATCCCGCTAGTAGAAACTCCTGCTGGAAAAGCAACAGTAGAGGCAGATTTTATTAATAATTTAGGTGGTACTGGCGTTTTAGGAACACTAGCAGCCAATAAAATCATTCGGCAAGCTGACTTAATCATCGGAGTCGGCACGCGCTACACCGATTTTACGACCTCGTCTAAAACGGCCTTTGACTATGAGGAAACAAAATTTTTGAACATTAATGTTAACCGAATGCAGGCGTATAAATTTGATGCTTTCCAGCTTATTGGCGATGCGAAGGAGAGTTTAACGTTGTTAACTCCGATGCTTATCGGGTATCAAACAGAACTTGGTGAAACGATCCAACACTTGAAGACAGAATGGTCTGCTGAACGAAAACGTCTGGGTGAGACTACGTTTTCAAGAACTAATTTCTCGCCAGAGATCAAAGGTCAATTTACACAGGAAACTCTAAATGAGTATGCGGATACACTGGATACAGATCTTACTCAAACAAGTGCATTTCTCGCAATTAATGACACTGTTGAAAAAGACAGTATCGCTATTGCATCAGCTGGCTCATTACCCGGGGATATGCAGCGCTTATGGAATTCGGTTGTTCCGAATACGTATCATCTAGAATATGGTTATTCGTGTATGGGGTATGAAATCGGCGGAGCCTTAGGTGTAAAACTAGCTAGCCCGTCACAAGAGGTTTACGCTATGGTCGGAGATGGTAGCTTTTTGATGCTTCACTCAGAATTGATCACGGCCTTGCAGTATCATCAAAAAATCAATATCCTACTGTTTGATAATTCAGGCTTCGGCTGTATCAATAATTTACAGATGGGCAACGGTAGTGGTAGTTATAAATGTGAATTTAGAGACTATAACAATCAAATCATGTCAATTGATTATGCTAAAGTTGCAGAAGGTTATGGTGCTAAAGTCTATCGTGCAAATACGAAAGAAGCACTTATTGCTGCATTGGAAGATGCTAAAAAACAAGATAAGTCCACATTGATCGACATAAAAGTTTTACCAAAAACGATGTCAGACGGCTATGATAGTTGGTGGCATGTAGGAGTAGCAGAAGTTTCAAAAAGCCCAGCCGTTCATGTTGCGTATGAACGTAGCCAAGAAATGTTGAAAAATGCTAAAAAATATTAA
- a CDS encoding 5-dehydro-2-deoxygluconokinase — MTKKFDIIALGRACIDLNAVEYNRPMEETLTFKKYVGGSPANIAIGSAKLGARVGFIGKIPDDQHGRFIESFMNDAGIDTSQMFVDQKGHKAGLAFTEIKSPEECSILMYRDQVADLYLAPEEIEEEYIKQADLLLVSGTALAQSPSREAVLKAISYARKNQVKVAFELDYRPYTWQTSEEVAVYYSIVAENADIVIGTRDEYDEMEGQKGGNNQLTIDYLFQYRPELIVIKHGVAGSYAYTKDGGIYQAGSYKTNVLKTFGAGDSYAAAFLYALNTGKNIETALKYGSASAAIVVSKHSSSEAMPTVSEIEQLISEQS; from the coding sequence ATGACAAAGAAATTTGATATAATCGCTCTTGGTCGAGCGTGTATTGATTTAAATGCTGTTGAGTATAATCGACCGATGGAAGAGACGCTGACTTTTAAAAAATATGTAGGCGGCTCTCCTGCAAATATCGCCATTGGCAGTGCTAAATTAGGTGCAAGAGTTGGATTTATAGGAAAAATTCCTGACGATCAGCATGGACGTTTTATTGAATCATTTATGAATGACGCTGGAATTGATACAAGTCAGATGTTTGTCGATCAAAAAGGACATAAAGCTGGACTGGCTTTTACGGAGATCAAAAGCCCAGAAGAATGTAGTATTTTAATGTATCGGGACCAAGTTGCAGATCTGTACTTGGCGCCTGAGGAAATTGAAGAGGAGTATATTAAGCAAGCGGATCTGTTACTAGTTTCTGGAACTGCATTGGCGCAAAGTCCATCTAGGGAGGCGGTTTTAAAAGCTATTTCTTACGCTAGAAAAAATCAAGTAAAAGTTGCATTTGAATTAGATTATCGTCCATATACTTGGCAAACATCAGAAGAGGTTGCAGTTTATTATTCGATTGTTGCTGAAAATGCCGATATTGTGATTGGTACCAGAGATGAATATGACGAAATGGAAGGGCAAAAAGGTGGAAATAATCAGCTGACGATTGATTATTTATTTCAGTATCGCCCAGAATTGATTGTGATCAAACATGGGGTGGCAGGTTCTTATGCTTATACAAAAGACGGTGGAATATATCAAGCAGGTTCTTACAAAACGAACGTTCTGAAAACCTTTGGAGCAGGTGATTCTTATGCAGCAGCATTTTTGTATGCATTGAATACAGGAAAAAATATAGAAACGGCACTGAAATATGGTAGTGCTTCAGCTGCAATTGTTGTTAGTAAGCATAGCTCCTCAGAAGCGATGCCAACAGTGAGTGAAATAGAACAACTGATCTCAGAACAATCTTGA
- a CDS encoding 5-deoxy-glucuronate isomerase, with protein MARLNYKPVPRMLNEGTSLLQHIHKKNAALHYIELKVLEMTAGSTYQESLGKKEVCIVALTGKITVTDGEQIFDEIGTRESVFEKIPTDSIYISIEHSFEITANSKASIVLCYAPSEKSKPTVLIKASDNTVEQRGKYQNKRLVHNILPDTSPHADRLLVVEVFTDGGNWSSYPPHKHDQDNLPLESKLEETYYHELNPRQGFVFQRVYTDDRLLDETMTVENGDVVVVPKGYHPVGVPDGYDSYYLNIMAGPTRKWQFHNDPDHEWILTRK; from the coding sequence ATGGCCCGTTTAAACTATAAGCCCGTTCCAAGAATGTTGAATGAAGGAACTTCATTACTTCAGCATATCCATAAAAAAAATGCAGCTTTGCACTATATTGAGCTGAAGGTACTTGAGATGACAGCTGGTAGCACCTATCAAGAAAGTTTAGGAAAAAAAGAGGTTTGTATTGTTGCATTGACAGGGAAAATAACTGTAACAGATGGTGAACAGATTTTTGATGAAATCGGGACACGTGAGAGTGTCTTTGAGAAAATTCCAACGGACAGTATCTATATTTCTATAGAGCATTCATTTGAAATTACAGCAAATTCTAAAGCAAGCATAGTACTTTGTTACGCTCCATCTGAGAAAAGCAAACCTACCGTATTGATCAAAGCATCAGATAACACAGTTGAGCAACGCGGAAAATACCAAAACAAACGTTTAGTGCATAATATTTTGCCAGACACAAGCCCACATGCTGATCGTTTATTGGTTGTTGAAGTGTTTACTGACGGTGGTAATTGGTCAAGTTATCCGCCGCATAAACATGATCAGGATAATTTACCGTTGGAATCTAAATTAGAAGAAACATATTATCATGAATTAAATCCTAGGCAAGGTTTTGTTTTTCAGCGTGTTTATACTGATGATCGTTTGCTTGATGAAACGATGACTGTTGAAAATGGTGATGTCGTCGTTGTGCCAAAAGGCTATCATCCAGTTGGAGTGCCAGATGGCTATGATTCTTATTATTTGAATATAATGGCCGGACCTACGAGAAAATGGCAGTTTCATAATGATCCAGATCATGAATGGATTTTAACTAGAAAATAG
- a CDS encoding methylmalonate-semialdehyde dehydrogenase, translating into MTEVRRLKNYIGGNWVASQTQSYEKVYNPATKEILCEVPLSTKADLEEAVKIAAQAFETWKEVAVPRRARILFNYQQLLIKHKEELAKLITLENGKNLNEALGEVQRGIENVEFAAGTPTLMMGDSLASIATDVEVANYRYPIGVVAGITPFNFPMMVPCWMFPMAISCGNTFILKPSERTPLLTERLVELFTEAGLPAGVFNIVYGAHDIVNGMIEHPEVKAISFVGSEPVGKYVYTQGSKHLKRVQALTGAKNHSIVLKDADLDDAVTNIVSAAFGSAGERCMACAVVTVEEAVADKFINKLQEKSTEIKVGNGLDDGVFLGPVIREANQKRTFNYIEKGLAEGAKLIVDGRKNSPDNGYFVGATIFDGVTTDMTIWRDEIFAPVLSIIRVKDLKEAITTANQSEFANGACLFTNNASAIRYFREHIDAGMLGINLGVPAPMAFFPFSGWKSSFYGTLHANGKDSVEFYTRKKVVTARYPKATI; encoded by the coding sequence ATGACAGAGGTACGGAGATTAAAAAATTATATTGGAGGAAACTGGGTAGCGAGTCAGACTCAGTCGTACGAAAAAGTTTATAATCCAGCTACAAAAGAGATATTGTGTGAGGTACCCTTATCTACGAAAGCAGATTTGGAAGAAGCGGTCAAAATTGCGGCACAAGCTTTTGAGACCTGGAAGGAAGTAGCGGTGCCAAGGCGTGCAAGAATTCTATTTAACTATCAACAACTATTGATTAAGCATAAAGAGGAATTAGCGAAATTGATCACGTTGGAAAATGGAAAAAACCTAAATGAAGCACTAGGAGAAGTACAACGCGGCATTGAAAACGTAGAATTTGCAGCAGGAACCCCAACCTTAATGATGGGGGACTCTTTAGCATCAATTGCCACAGATGTAGAGGTAGCTAATTATCGTTATCCGATTGGTGTTGTAGCAGGAATCACTCCTTTTAATTTTCCGATGATGGTTCCGTGTTGGATGTTTCCAATGGCGATTTCTTGTGGAAATACGTTTATCTTAAAGCCATCAGAACGAACACCCTTACTGACAGAGCGATTGGTGGAACTATTTACAGAAGCTGGTTTGCCAGCGGGCGTATTTAATATTGTCTATGGGGCACATGATATAGTTAATGGAATGATAGAACACCCAGAAGTGAAAGCGATTTCCTTTGTTGGGTCGGAGCCAGTTGGGAAATATGTTTATACTCAGGGAAGTAAACATCTAAAACGAGTACAAGCACTCACTGGTGCTAAAAACCACTCGATCGTTTTGAAAGATGCAGATTTAGATGATGCGGTGACAAATATTGTATCAGCAGCATTTGGTTCTGCTGGTGAACGCTGTATGGCCTGTGCTGTTGTAACCGTTGAAGAAGCAGTAGCAGACAAGTTTATTAATAAATTGCAGGAAAAATCTACAGAAATCAAAGTAGGAAATGGATTGGATGATGGTGTCTTCTTAGGTCCGGTCATTCGGGAAGCAAATCAAAAAAGAACCTTTAACTATATTGAAAAAGGACTTGCAGAAGGTGCGAAGCTTATTGTTGATGGTAGAAAGAATAGTCCAGATAATGGTTATTTTGTAGGAGCGACGATTTTTGATGGTGTAACAACAGATATGACGATTTGGCGAGATGAAATTTTTGCCCCAGTATTATCGATTATCCGAGTGAAAGATCTAAAAGAAGCAATTACAACCGCTAATCAGTCTGAATTTGCAAATGGTGCTTGTTTATTCACTAATAATGCCTCTGCGATTCGTTACTTTAGAGAACATATTGATGCAGGCATGCTGGGAATCAATTTAGGGGTACCTGCACCAATGGCATTTTTCCCATTTTCTGGGTGGAAATCTTCTTTCTATGGCACACTACATGCCAATGGTAAAGATAGTGTGGAATTTTATACGCGTAAAAAAGTAGTTACAGCTCGTTACCCTAAAGCGACTATTTAA
- a CDS encoding DeoR family transcriptional regulator, with amino-acid sequence MKLQRIQQIENYIQQQGSISLDELCRVFNVSKNTIRRDINELEKRGTLKKVYGGVVYVENNLVSFENRNIHNQKEKESIGARAALLIEENDLIYIDSGTTTSQILNNVNPELPFTLLTNNLDIINLAAAMNNVQLILIGNSYKRKTRSFVGIEDEAVVTRYNINKAFMAATGVSITSGLTNSDLMEYRIKKMIVQRAKDIYLLADSSKFDHSTLLTYSPLESIKGIVTTKELPQKYVDFCDLHTIELLYSN; translated from the coding sequence ATGAAATTACAACGCATTCAACAAATTGAAAACTATATACAGCAACAAGGAAGTATCTCTCTTGATGAGCTTTGTCGTGTTTTCAATGTTTCTAAAAATACCATTCGTCGAGACATCAATGAATTGGAAAAAAGAGGGACGTTGAAAAAGGTCTATGGGGGTGTGGTCTACGTAGAGAATAATTTGGTTTCTTTTGAAAATCGAAATATTCACAACCAAAAGGAAAAAGAATCGATCGGGGCACGTGCTGCTTTACTAATTGAAGAAAACGACTTAATTTATATCGACTCAGGCACAACCACCAGTCAGATTTTAAACAATGTGAACCCAGAGCTTCCGTTCACCTTACTGACAAACAATCTTGATATCATTAACTTAGCTGCAGCAATGAACAATGTCCAGCTCATCCTGATCGGAAATAGCTATAAAAGAAAAACTCGATCTTTTGTGGGAATCGAAGATGAAGCCGTAGTTACAAGATACAATATAAATAAAGCATTTATGGCAGCTACCGGCGTATCGATTACAAGCGGATTAACTAATTCAGATTTAATGGAATACCGCATAAAAAAAATGATCGTCCAAAGAGCCAAAGACATTTATCTGCTTGCAGATAGTTCAAAGTTCGATCATTCTACGCTGCTTACTTACTCACCTCTAGAAAGTATCAAGGGGATCGTTACAACAAAAGAGCTTCCACAAAAGTATGTAGATTTTTGCGACTTGCATACGATCGAACTTTTATATAGTAATTAG
- a CDS encoding tautomerase, which translates to MPLLKFDMVEGRSKEEIQAILDVAHSAVLESFKVPTGDRYQIVTQHKPFEMVMEDTGLGFKREPEKMISLTVISRERPTEQKKMFYFLLSEQLEELCGIAPENLLVSFVINNDSDWSFGYGRAQFLTGEL; encoded by the coding sequence TTGCCACTACTAAAATTTGATATGGTCGAAGGCCGCAGCAAAGAAGAAATACAGGCGATTCTGGATGTTGCTCATTCCGCAGTTTTAGAATCTTTTAAAGTCCCAACGGGCGATAGATATCAAATCGTTACTCAACATAAACCTTTTGAAATGGTGATGGAAGACACCGGTCTAGGTTTTAAACGAGAGCCTGAAAAAATGATTTCATTAACTGTTATTAGCCGCGAACGACCTACAGAACAAAAGAAAATGTTTTATTTTCTACTTTCTGAACAACTAGAGGAATTGTGTGGTATTGCACCCGAAAACTTACTTGTTTCATTTGTCATCAACAATGATTCAGATTGGAGCTTTGGGTACGGTAGAGCACAGTTTTTAACAGGAGAACTTTGA